The following are encoded in a window of Danio aesculapii chromosome 12, fDanAes4.1, whole genome shotgun sequence genomic DNA:
- the patl2 gene encoding protein PAT1 homolog 2, which produces MGDSEDPEKNREPIPDAVWPENGDQWSDKGEDDECGLLQEMAEEDEEIDLYNEETFGLDEGVNGDTPDIDPTDLLLLSSDRSPTPQSSSPPPPPPPPKSPVTHSTHCPPRPEPRIWPHTPTGRSQRGRGGRGQLFDDPAVVKTVKGRPSLKSIDSAIVDCSLSTYWEDLNSNSWMVAPLKSSRSPAQTILQDQAIVGVIDRSAHGRVPPVSPNFLSPMRPFSTSRGRRGQPFVGSFNQRCHYQAQQSPMAPCTVFRPQRLFTPQQQYNQPGGFISPSRPPLSTSMPRTPKLMHLRFGTDSPRPAPFYSPSASVMQGLRAPGPVVQFHPQHKRLLSQRQPRPHRKPLSWDPYSQIMSDKEKEWIIRLQMIQLQSENPHLDDYYYQEYYQRMDAKLAEEEYVGDRTKKEPPKLTTPYVSKNVSYIPVVHIEGSLGQVAVSTCFSPRRAIDAVHANTHDEHKDTRQQRLEVLSNIEKLYLILLEVEEAEKVKTTVSDKEEESRLMQNIKRKVEQLYNELRCTNLLDSGEEFLSCLLVSKGKRLVARLLPFLSHDSALHILSIVTKHLPVLMSRDADEALPILYPSLRAVINGLAFSQLIRILKEFTALLPDSKDTRLTLACQNKFGLSLLYALLSQGERLLSSDLPMEPSIGDFETWTDTVFHVARQLSQTSLVEPLLLPSNLLTLFCRYLDKRTVHQLKNNMESATGYLAVAS; this is translated from the exons ATGGGTGATTCCGAAGATCCC GAGAAAAACAGGGAGCCTATTCCCGATGCTGTTTGGCCAGAGAATGGAGATCAGTGGAGCGATAAAGGAGAGGATGATGAATGTGGATTGTTGCAGGAAATGGCTGAGGAGGATGAAGAAATTGACCTCTACAATGAGGAGACATTTGGCTTGG ATGAAGGTGTGAATGGTGATACCCCAGACATCGACCCTACAGATCTCCTGCTGCTTTCTAGTGATCGCTCCCCAACACCACAGTCTTCATCTCCACCTCCACCCCCACCACCACCAAAATCTCCTGTCACACACAGTACCCATTGTCCTCCCAGGCCAGAACCTCGTATTTGGCCCCACACTCCAACTGGCCGGTCTCAGAGAGGGAGAGGCGGTAGAGGACAGCTGTTTGATGACCCAGCTGTGGTGAAGACCGTGAAGGGTCGACCAAGCCTGAAG AGTATTGATAGTGCCATTGTGGATTGTAGCCTCAGCACCTACTGGGAGGACCTTAATTCAAATTCA TGGATGGTAGCACCTTTAAAATCCAGCAGGTCACCTGCACAGACTATACTCCAG GATCAGGCCATTGTGGGAGTTATTGACCGATCAGCTCATGGCAGGGTCCCGCCGGTCTCTCCAAACTTTCTGTCTCCTATGCGCCCTTTTTCCACCAGTCGGGGCAGAAGAGGACAGCCTTTTGTTGGGTCCTTCAACCAGAGGTGTCATTATCAG gcaCAACAAAGTCCCATGGCTCCATGCACTGTCTTTCGTCCCCAAAGACTCTTTACACCCCAGCAGCAATATAACCAG cctGGAGGTTTTATATCACCTTCCCGTCCTCCTCTCTCTACCTCAATGCCCCGCACACCCAAACTCATGCACCTGCGGTTTGGTACAGACTCTCCCCGGCCTGCTCCATTCTACAGTCCATCTGCCAGCGTTATGCAGGGCTTACG TGCACCAGGTCCTGTTGTCCAGTTCCACCCCCAGCATAAGCGGCTTTTAAGTCAGCGACAACCAAGACCACATAG AAAGCCATTGAGCTGGGACCCGTATTCCCAAATCATGTCTGACAAGGAGAAAGAGTGGATAATCAGGCTGCAAATGATCCAGCTACAGAGCGAGAACCCACATCTGGATGACTACTATTACCAG GAGTACTATCAGAGAATGGATGCTAAACTGGCTGAAGAAGAGTATGTAGGTGACCGGACGAAGAAGGAACCACCTAAACTAACAACCCCATATGTTAGCAAAAATGTCTCGTACATTCCAG TTGTCCACATTGAAGGTTCACTCGGGCAGGTTGCAGTGTCAACTTGTTTTTCTCCCAGACGAGCCATTGATGCTGTTCATGCAAATACACATGATGAG CACAAAGACACTAGACAGCAAAGGTTGGAGGTGTTGAGCAATATTGAGAAG TTGTACCTGATTTTGCTGGAAGTGGAAGAGGCAGAAAAGGTGAAGACGACAGTGTCTGATAAAGAAGAGGAGAGTCGGTTGATGCAGAACATAAAGAGGAAGGTTGAGCAGTTATACAATGAGCTGCGCTGCACAAATTTGTT GGACTCTGGAGAGGAATTTCTTTCCTGTCTACTTGTATCAAAAGGAAAGAGATTGGTGGCCAGACTCCTCCCCTTCCTGTCACACGATTCAGCCCTGCATATTCTGAGCATAGTAACCAAACACCTTCCAGTTCTGATGAGCAGAGATGCAGATGAG GCTCTTCCTATTCTGTATCCATCTCTCCGGGCTGTGATTAATGGACTTGCATTCAGTCAGCTAATCAGAATTCTCAAAGAGTTCACCGCATTACTGCCAGACTCAAAAGACACCCGGTTAACACTGGCCTGCCAAAACAAG TTTGGTCTGTCGCTGCTGTATGCTCTGCTCTCACAGGGAGAAAGGCTTTTATCTTCTGATCTACCCATGGAACCCAGTATTGGAGATTTTGAGACTTG GACGGACACTGTTTTCCATGTGGCCAGGCAGCTGTCCCAGACATCACTCGTTGAGCCACTGCTTCTGCCTTCCAACCTGCTAACACTCTTCTGTCGATATCTGGACAAGCGGACTGTGCACCAGCTGAAAAACAACATGGA ATCAGCTACAGGATATCTGGCTGTAGCTTCATGA